One segment of Aquimarina sp. BL5 DNA contains the following:
- a CDS encoding nuclear transport factor 2 family protein: METITKETVQDEIQNFNEYQEVVKALRPYIDSAYTGDGKVIRSAFYDHAHIVGSISGNFYNMDVDTFGDAVDQGGPSENVKHHIAWIDISGPAAAAKVEFLDWGGHRFTDFFVLYKKDGQWKISGKIYDSHSKN, from the coding sequence ATGGAAACAATAACAAAAGAAACAGTTCAAGACGAGATTCAAAATTTTAATGAATACCAAGAAGTTGTAAAAGCACTACGACCTTATATTGATAGTGCTTACACAGGAGACGGAAAAGTAATACGTTCAGCTTTTTATGATCATGCTCACATTGTAGGCTCAATAAGTGGAAATTTCTATAATATGGATGTTGATACGTTTGGCGATGCGGTTGATCAGGGAGGTCCTTCAGAAAATGTTAAGCACCATATCGCTTGGATTGATATTTCTGGTCCTGCAGCTGCTGCCAAAGTAGAATTTTTAGATTGGGGCGGACATCGCTTTACAGACTTTTTTGTGCTCTATAAGAAAGATGGACAATGGAAAATAAGTGGGAAAATCTATGATTCACACTCGAAAAATTAG
- a CDS encoding DUF4440 domain-containing protein, producing MRKLFLIASVGLLLASCANEQTTEQKEANLMEISRNWSKAASAEEFLSFINSDGIMMAPDKGSIQGHGGIKKALQEFQSIPGFAITWEPQEAFVSKSGDLGYSVEKILVTFDGENGEKVKLFEKGVSIWKKNKNGEWKMAVDIWNVDPTLTSIYK from the coding sequence ACTATTTCTAATTGCATCAGTAGGACTTTTATTAGCCTCTTGTGCAAATGAGCAAACAACAGAACAAAAAGAAGCCAATTTAATGGAAATCAGCCGCAATTGGTCTAAAGCAGCTTCCGCTGAAGAATTTCTTAGTTTTATTAACAGTGATGGCATTATGATGGCTCCAGATAAAGGATCTATACAGGGTCATGGAGGAATTAAAAAGGCATTACAAGAATTTCAATCTATTCCAGGCTTTGCCATTACTTGGGAACCACAAGAAGCATTTGTATCTAAAAGCGGAGACCTAGGGTATTCTGTGGAAAAGATTTTGGTAACCTTTGATGGAGAAAATGGAGAGAAAGTAAAACTTTTTGAAAAAGGAGTGTCTATTTGGAAAAAAAATAAAAATGGAGAGTGGAAAATGGCTGTAGACATTTGGAATGTAGATCCTACTCTAACCTCAATTTATAAATAG
- a CDS encoding peroxiredoxin: MKKLKEGDTVDLFVATDINRNEIRLKSFKDKKLYMVFFRKATCPFCNMGLQELIKKHTEFKEKGIEIIAIFASSREEILKYAGKQKPPFPIIPDQHYQIYKRYGIDISYKGMLKTSFNPVKVFKAMTGGFFSIKSTFQDPVMPADFLLDEDQKVKKAYYGTTYDDHLLVSEVLNWT, translated from the coding sequence ATGAAAAAACTAAAAGAAGGAGATACTGTAGATTTATTTGTTGCTACAGATATCAACCGAAATGAGATAAGATTGAAAAGCTTTAAGGATAAAAAGCTATATATGGTTTTTTTCAGGAAAGCGACTTGTCCTTTTTGTAATATGGGATTGCAGGAACTCATAAAAAAGCATACTGAATTCAAAGAGAAAGGAATCGAAATAATAGCAATTTTTGCTTCATCCAGAGAGGAAATTTTGAAATATGCTGGTAAACAAAAGCCTCCTTTCCCAATTATTCCTGATCAGCATTATCAAATTTATAAGCGATATGGTATTGATATTTCTTATAAAGGAATGCTCAAAACCTCATTTAATCCTGTAAAGGTTTTTAAAGCAATGACAGGTGGATTCTTCAGTATTAAATCAACCTTTCAAGATCCTGTAATGCCAGCAGATTTTCTTTTAGACGAAGATCAAAAAGTCAAAAAAGCATATTATGGGACAACCTATGATGATCATTTATTAGTTTCTGAAGTTCTAAATTGGACATAG